Proteins encoded in a region of the Methanobacterium formicicum genome:
- the pdxT gene encoding pyridoxal 5'-phosphate synthase glutaminase subunit PdxT — translation MVKIGILNLQGDVSEHQTMTQQAALKRGLEAEVLKVKTATEVAACDGIIISGGESTVIGRLIKENGIDKVLKEKKIPVMGTCAGMVLLGRETDFQQPLLGLIPMKVKRNGFGRQKLSFEADLKLKSMETQYPGVFIRAPFAYEVGEGAVVLGQIQDKIIAVAYKNYLATAFHPELTEDTRIHEYFIEEVLNCVE, via the coding sequence ATGGTAAAAATAGGTATTTTAAACTTACAGGGAGACGTTTCTGAACACCAGACAATGACTCAACAGGCTGCTTTAAAAAGAGGTCTTGAAGCAGAGGTCTTGAAGGTTAAGACCGCCACAGAAGTCGCAGCGTGTGATGGAATTATTATCTCTGGAGGAGAGAGCACGGTTATTGGAAGACTCATAAAAGAAAATGGTATCGATAAAGTCCTTAAAGAAAAAAAGATACCAGTAATGGGTACCTGTGCAGGTATGGTGTTACTAGGCAGGGAAACTGATTTCCAACAGCCTCTCCTGGGACTGATACCTATGAAAGTAAAAAGAAATGGCTTTGGAAGGCAAAAACTGTCATTTGAAGCTGATTTAAAGTTGAAATCCATGGAAACCCAGTACCCGGGAGTCTTCATCAGAGCACCCTTCGCCTATGAAGTGGGAGAAGGAGCAGTTGTACTGGGCCAGATCCAGGATAAAATAATTGCCGTGGCCTATAAAAATTACTTAGCCACTGCATTTCATCCAGAACTAACAGAAGATACACGAATTCATGAATATTTCATAGAGGAGGTATTAAATTGTGTGGAATAG
- a CDS encoding glutamine amidotransferase has protein sequence MCGIAGVVFKDKNLHPVGRFMTRMLDALQHRGPDSAGFALYGGLGLREHEYLLNIEVKEKPGLLEEVKTRVNTAFPIESEEIIPSVENYLIYRCKVVLDSFSQLKPLIMDVDKIEDVIVLNGAHSFEMIKDVGLVNEIAARYNTEDKMGTHAIGHTRFSTESIVDRYHAHPFQSYIIPDITVVHNGQITNYWKIRDPLERKGHIFETNNDTECIVHYIADKLSQNYSLEEALEQSVKDMDGPFSYIVGTPNGVGIAKDQLGLRPGVMAENDEVFAIASEEVALREVMDTSDIEQISPGETRAYTI, from the coding sequence TTGTGTGGAATAGCCGGAGTGGTATTTAAAGATAAAAATCTTCACCCAGTGGGTCGTTTCATGACCCGTATGCTGGACGCCCTACAGCACCGTGGACCTGATTCAGCAGGATTCGCACTGTACGGTGGTTTAGGGCTAAGGGAACACGAGTACCTACTGAACATCGAAGTTAAAGAAAAACCAGGACTCTTAGAAGAAGTTAAAACCAGGGTTAACACTGCTTTCCCCATAGAAAGTGAAGAAATCATACCCTCAGTGGAAAACTACCTTATATACCGTTGTAAAGTCGTTTTAGACTCATTTTCACAACTCAAACCACTGATAATGGATGTGGACAAAATAGAGGATGTGATCGTCCTCAACGGAGCCCATTCATTTGAAATGATAAAAGACGTAGGCCTGGTTAATGAGATCGCTGCCCGTTACAACACCGAAGATAAGATGGGCACCCACGCCATAGGCCACACCCGTTTCTCCACCGAAAGTATTGTGGACCGGTACCACGCTCACCCCTTCCAGAGTTACATCATACCCGACATCACCGTAGTCCACAATGGACAGATAACCAATTACTGGAAGATAAGGGACCCCCTGGAACGTAAAGGACACATCTTTGAAACCAACAATGATACCGAGTGCATTGTCCACTACATCGCCGATAAACTGTCTCAGAACTACAGTTTAGAAGAAGCCCTGGAACAGTCAGTGAAGGACATGGATGGTCCATTCTCCTATATTGTAGGCACACCCAACGGAGTGGGAATTGCCAAGGACCAGCTGGGGCTCAGGCCGGGGGTTATGGCTGAAAACGACGAAGTATTCGCCATTGCCTCAGAAGAAGTGGCCCTCCGGGAAGTGATGGACACTTCTGATATTGAACAAATATCACCCGGAGAAACCCGTGCTTACACCATTTGA